From Brevibacterium ihuae, the proteins below share one genomic window:
- the hpf gene encoding ribosome hibernation-promoting factor, HPF/YfiA family: MDIVVKGRHLTISDSFRAHVEDKVAKVEQLAPRALAVEVQITSEPNARQPETAETVEITVIAKGPVLRAEASASDKYAALDLAWAKVLERLRRARDRQKISHRGKHRPESTAEAMARMEYVPPQEEETAAQSEEPQAADRTNGRIKSEGDSPVVLREKNFPATPIGIEEALNRMEMVGHDFYLYIDEENRKPSVVYRRKGWSYGVISLDPELAE; this comes from the coding sequence ATGGACATCGTCGTCAAGGGTCGTCATCTGACAATCTCCGACAGTTTCCGCGCACATGTCGAGGACAAGGTCGCCAAAGTCGAGCAGCTCGCCCCGCGGGCGCTCGCCGTCGAGGTCCAGATCACCAGCGAACCGAACGCGCGCCAGCCGGAGACCGCGGAGACCGTCGAGATCACCGTGATCGCGAAGGGCCCAGTGCTCCGCGCCGAAGCGAGCGCTTCGGACAAGTACGCCGCGCTCGACCTCGCCTGGGCCAAGGTGCTCGAGCGCCTGCGCCGCGCCCGCGACCGGCAGAAGATCTCCCACCGCGGCAAGCACCGCCCGGAGTCGACCGCCGAGGCGATGGCGCGCATGGAGTACGTCCCGCCGCAGGAGGAGGAGACCGCCGCGCAGTCGGAGGAGCCGCAGGCCGCGGACCGGACGAACGGGCGGATCAAGTCCGAGGGCGATTCCCCGGTGGTGCTCCGCGAGAAGAACTTCCCGGCCACCCCGATCGGCATCGAGGAGGCGCTCAACCGGATGGAGATGGTCGGCCACGACTTCTACCTCTACATCGACGAGGAGAACCGGAAGCCGTCCGTCGTCTACCGCCGCAAGGGCTGGAGCTACGGTGTGATCTCGCTCGATCCGGAGCTCGCCGAATAA
- a CDS encoding LysM peptidoglycan-binding domain-containing protein: MRHLPFVAAAAHCALALWLLSALPALWSRLDDGDLGAGLVLVCAVATVLAGLPTTVAVLLALLARALGGVHARCAGALARAAMRCSPRVLRSALAAGLSGLVVAGPLVIGPAAALDAGGDPTASPAWPVSAAPADRPNTGPSPGWPVSAAPTDRPSTGPSPGWPVSPEGHPDPGPSPGWPVSPEEDDGGDAPDREGAPDTRPREEPRTPADDPDPRTEVVVAPGDSLWSIAAAQRPEASAADIARDVDTIHRENRAVIGADPDLILPGSRLEIP; the protein is encoded by the coding sequence ATGCGCCATCTCCCGTTCGTCGCCGCCGCCGCGCACTGCGCTCTCGCGCTGTGGCTGCTCTCCGCGCTCCCCGCGCTGTGGTCCCGGCTCGACGACGGCGACCTCGGTGCCGGTCTCGTACTCGTGTGTGCAGTGGCGACGGTGCTCGCGGGCCTGCCGACGACGGTCGCCGTGCTCCTCGCACTCCTCGCCCGCGCCCTCGGCGGGGTCCATGCCCGCTGCGCCGGAGCACTGGCCCGGGCGGCGATGCGCTGCAGCCCGCGGGTCCTCCGGTCCGCGCTCGCCGCCGGACTGTCCGGTCTCGTCGTCGCCGGGCCGCTCGTCATCGGGCCGGCCGCGGCACTCGACGCGGGTGGCGATCCGACCGCCTCACCGGCGTGGCCGGTATCTGCGGCTCCTGCTGATCGCCCGAATACCGGACCCTCCCCGGGGTGGCCCGTCTCGGCAGCTCCCACTGACCGCCCGAGCACCGGTCCTTCCCCGGGCTGGCCGGTGTCGCCCGAGGGCCACCCGGATCCCGGCCCCTCCCCGGGATGGCCGGTGTCGCCCGAGGAGGACGACGGCGGCGATGCCCCGGATCGCGAAGGCGCACCGGATACCCGGCCGCGCGAGGAGCCCCGAACCCCGGCGGACGACCCGGATCCGCGGACGGAGGTCGTCGTCGCACCGGGCGACAGCCTGTGGTCGATCGCTGCGGCTCAGCGGCCGGAGGCGTCAGCGGCGGACATCGCCCGGGACGTCGACACGATCCACCGGGAGAACCGCGCGGTCATCGGCGCGGATCCCGACCTCATCCTGCCCGGCTCACGTCTGGAGATCCCATGA
- a CDS encoding LpqB family beta-propeller domain-containing protein, whose protein sequence is MGPNRLIAILAALALVLSGCVSIPRDGGIGRITVGDGESGVQSRIDPDGPVPGAGPDEIVRGFLAAGAGYSNNFEVARSFLTESFAADWDPRSVVRIMPSGTGLEELTSEITADSQTVSFDLPLQASLDDRRVYRESVEDTVVEMEFALRQVNGEWRIAQAPPGLVVSSSNFSTLFQAYPVYFYTPDFAYLVPDTRWFIRSPATSTEALTEMLRGPADHLAGATVSAVPEGTRLDPQVVAVSEGLAEVGLSETADGLDAVGQARLVHQIGQTLREITSLTEVEVDVPSGLLDPESEDAAPTVVPIDARPIAVSDDRLVRVVGSGVESIEGSPELSAEDAAPAIALDESMYAYRSEDRTALHRVLADSMADAVVLTGDELVGPSFDRFGWTWTAEADSDGTLQAVDRAGELAALDTPFLTDRRVEAVHVSRNGAQLGVLSSDTEGRSRIEVIGITRDGSGRPTGTVQSAPLVVGAGFDSIADFSWSGPQTLVMLASPATGAPETPYSSPVGGPYSLLGAIDRGVAITSGGDGGSIRVSTADGELYTYSAGSWQNLVDVRVSDPAYPG, encoded by the coding sequence ATGGGACCGAATAGGCTCATCGCGATCCTCGCCGCGCTCGCCCTCGTGCTCAGCGGCTGCGTGTCGATCCCGCGCGACGGCGGGATCGGCCGGATCACCGTCGGCGACGGCGAGTCCGGCGTCCAGTCGCGGATCGATCCCGACGGCCCGGTGCCCGGCGCCGGACCCGACGAGATCGTGCGCGGCTTCCTCGCGGCCGGCGCCGGCTACAGCAACAACTTCGAGGTCGCCCGCTCCTTCCTCACCGAGAGCTTCGCCGCGGACTGGGACCCCCGGTCCGTCGTGCGCATCATGCCGTCGGGCACCGGTCTCGAGGAGCTCACGAGCGAGATCACCGCCGACTCGCAGACGGTGTCCTTCGATCTCCCGCTCCAGGCGAGCCTCGACGACCGGCGGGTGTACCGCGAATCGGTCGAGGACACCGTCGTGGAGATGGAGTTCGCGCTCCGGCAGGTCAACGGCGAATGGCGGATCGCCCAGGCGCCCCCGGGCCTCGTGGTCTCCTCCTCGAACTTCAGCACCCTGTTCCAGGCGTACCCGGTGTACTTCTACACCCCGGACTTCGCCTATCTCGTGCCCGACACCCGGTGGTTCATCCGCTCCCCGGCGACCTCCACGGAGGCGCTGACGGAGATGCTGCGCGGACCTGCCGACCACCTGGCGGGGGCGACCGTGTCCGCGGTCCCGGAGGGCACTCGACTCGACCCCCAGGTCGTCGCGGTCTCCGAGGGGCTCGCCGAGGTCGGGCTCTCCGAGACCGCCGACGGGCTCGACGCGGTCGGCCAGGCCCGGCTCGTCCACCAGATCGGGCAGACCCTGCGCGAGATCACCTCGCTCACCGAGGTCGAGGTCGACGTCCCCTCCGGTCTGCTCGACCCGGAGTCCGAGGACGCCGCACCGACGGTCGTCCCCATCGACGCCCGGCCGATCGCGGTCTCCGACGACCGGCTCGTCCGCGTCGTCGGCTCCGGGGTGGAGTCCATCGAAGGCAGCCCCGAGCTCTCCGCGGAGGACGCCGCGCCGGCGATCGCGCTCGACGAGTCGATGTACGCCTATCGCAGCGAGGACCGCACGGCTCTCCACCGGGTCCTCGCCGATTCGATGGCCGATGCGGTGGTGCTCACCGGGGACGAGCTCGTGGGGCCGAGCTTCGACCGGTTCGGCTGGACATGGACCGCAGAGGCGGACTCCGACGGCACCCTCCAGGCGGTCGACCGCGCCGGCGAGCTCGCCGCGCTCGACACCCCGTTCCTCACCGATCGCCGCGTCGAGGCCGTCCACGTGTCGCGCAACGGCGCCCAGCTCGGGGTGCTGTCGAGCGATACCGAGGGGCGCAGCCGGATCGAGGTCATCGGCATCACCCGCGACGGGAGCGGTCGTCCCACCGGCACGGTGCAGTCCGCCCCGCTCGTCGTCGGCGCCGGCTTCGACTCGATCGCGGACTTCTCGTGGTCGGGTCCGCAGACCCTCGTCATGCTCGCCTCCCCGGCGACCGGCGCGCCGGAGACCCCGTACAGCTCCCCGGTCGGAGGGCCGTACAGCCTGCTCGGTGCGATCGACCGGGGAGTGGCGATCACCTCCGGCGGCGACGGCGGCTCGATCCGCGTCTCCACCGCGGACGGCGAGCTCTACACGTACAGCGCCGGGAGCTGGCAGAACCTCGTCGACGTCCGCGTCTCCGACCCGGCGTACCCGGGCTGA
- the secA gene encoding preprotein translocase subunit SecA codes for MANFLEKLLRTGEGRTLKRLRNYTTAINNLSAEFEEMSDAEIREETDRFKERYADGETLDALLPEAFAAVREASSRTLGMRHFDVQLMGGAALHLGNIAEMKTGEGKTLVATAPAYLNALTGDGVHVITVNDYLAGYQSELMGRVFRFLGMETGCILAQQNPDIRRKQYAADITYGTNNEFGFDYLRDNMAWTSAEMVQRGHHFAIVDEVDSILIDEARTPLIISGPAEGDVNRWYSEFATVVKRLKPELDYEVDEKKRTIGILESGIDKVENYLGIANLYDSDNTPLISFLNNAIRAKELFKKDKDYVVLKGEVLIVDEHTGRILKGRRYNEGLHQAIEAKEAVKVKPENQTLATITLQNYFRLYEKLSGMTGTAETEAAEFMSTYKLGVVPIPTNKPMQRIDQSDFVYKNEKAKFDAVTEDIVERHAEGQPILVGTTSVEKSEYLSKQLARKGVKHEVLNAKNHAREASIIALAGRRGAVTVATNMAGRGTDVMLGGNAEHIAVAEMAEKGLDPVEHSEEYEKLWPEVLEAAEERVEQEAEEIRELGGLYVLGTERHESRRIDNQLRGRSGRQGDPGESRFYLSLTDDLMRLFGSGAAERIMATANVPDDVPLESKMVSRAILSAQTQIEQRNAEQRKNVLKYDDVLNRQRTVIYDERRRVLEGADLAEQVQLFRDDVITAYVDGATRGPAETWEIEELFTALGELYNPTITAEDLIEDVGGQANLTRETLLREIRADADLAYDTREEELGEEATRELERRVVLSVIDKRWREHLYEMDYLKNGIGLRAMAQRDPLVEYQREGFEMFNSMQEGIKEDVVRLTSTLEVKVKVNPGEDLEDPSDDVVEVDAEELRPRKPQLQLSAPSDSGGVQVRSDSSGAAAAPEEAGNRAQRRAKKR; via the coding sequence GTGGCGAACTTCCTGGAAAAGCTGTTGAGGACCGGCGAGGGTCGCACGCTCAAGAGGCTGCGGAACTACACGACGGCGATCAACAATCTCTCCGCCGAGTTCGAGGAGATGAGCGATGCGGAGATCCGGGAGGAGACCGATCGCTTCAAGGAGCGCTATGCCGACGGGGAGACTCTCGACGCGCTGCTGCCCGAAGCCTTCGCCGCCGTCCGCGAGGCCTCGAGCCGGACGCTCGGAATGCGCCACTTCGACGTCCAGCTCATGGGCGGCGCGGCCCTCCACCTCGGCAACATCGCCGAGATGAAGACCGGTGAGGGCAAGACCCTCGTCGCCACCGCGCCGGCGTACCTCAACGCGCTCACCGGTGACGGCGTCCACGTCATCACCGTCAACGACTACCTCGCCGGATACCAGTCCGAGCTCATGGGCCGCGTGTTCCGGTTCCTCGGCATGGAGACCGGGTGCATCCTCGCCCAGCAGAACCCCGACATCCGGCGCAAGCAGTACGCCGCGGACATCACCTACGGCACGAACAACGAGTTCGGCTTCGACTACCTGCGCGACAACATGGCGTGGACCTCTGCGGAAATGGTCCAGCGCGGCCATCATTTCGCGATCGTCGACGAGGTCGACTCGATCCTCATCGACGAGGCCCGCACACCGCTCATCATCTCCGGCCCCGCGGAGGGCGACGTCAACCGCTGGTACTCGGAGTTCGCGACCGTCGTCAAGCGGCTCAAGCCCGAGCTCGACTACGAGGTCGACGAGAAGAAGCGCACCATCGGCATCCTCGAGTCCGGCATCGACAAGGTCGAGAACTACCTCGGCATCGCCAACCTCTACGACTCCGACAACACCCCGCTCATCAGCTTCCTCAACAATGCGATCCGGGCGAAGGAGCTGTTCAAGAAGGACAAGGACTACGTCGTCCTCAAGGGCGAGGTCCTCATCGTCGACGAGCACACCGGCCGCATCCTCAAGGGCCGGCGCTACAACGAGGGCCTGCACCAGGCGATCGAGGCCAAGGAGGCCGTCAAGGTCAAGCCGGAGAACCAGACGCTCGCGACGATCACCCTGCAGAACTACTTCCGGCTCTACGAGAAGCTCTCCGGCATGACCGGCACCGCGGAGACCGAGGCGGCGGAGTTCATGTCGACGTACAAGCTCGGGGTTGTCCCGATCCCCACGAACAAGCCCATGCAGCGCATCGACCAGTCCGACTTCGTGTACAAGAACGAGAAGGCGAAGTTCGACGCCGTCACCGAGGACATCGTCGAGCGCCATGCCGAGGGCCAGCCGATCCTCGTCGGCACGACGAGTGTCGAGAAGAGCGAGTACCTGTCGAAGCAGCTCGCGCGCAAGGGCGTCAAGCACGAGGTGCTCAACGCGAAGAACCACGCGCGCGAGGCCTCGATCATCGCGCTCGCAGGCCGCCGCGGCGCCGTCACCGTGGCGACGAACATGGCCGGCCGCGGCACCGACGTCATGCTCGGCGGCAACGCCGAGCACATCGCCGTCGCGGAGATGGCGGAGAAGGGCCTCGACCCGGTCGAGCACTCGGAGGAGTACGAGAAGCTCTGGCCCGAGGTGCTCGAGGCCGCCGAGGAGCGCGTCGAGCAGGAGGCGGAGGAGATCCGCGAGCTCGGCGGGCTCTACGTGCTCGGCACCGAGCGCCACGAGTCCCGGCGCATCGACAATCAGCTCCGCGGACGCTCCGGCCGCCAGGGGGACCCGGGCGAGTCGCGCTTCTACCTCTCGCTCACCGACGACCTCATGCGGCTCTTCGGGTCCGGTGCGGCCGAGCGCATCATGGCCACCGCGAACGTGCCCGACGATGTGCCGCTCGAATCGAAGATGGTGTCGCGGGCGATCCTGTCGGCGCAGACCCAGATCGAGCAGCGCAACGCCGAGCAGCGCAAGAACGTGCTCAAGTACGACGACGTCCTCAACCGTCAGCGCACGGTGATCTACGACGAGCGCCGCCGCGTGCTCGAGGGGGCGGACCTCGCCGAGCAGGTGCAGCTCTTCCGCGACGATGTCATCACCGCCTACGTCGACGGCGCCACCCGCGGTCCGGCGGAGACCTGGGAGATCGAGGAGCTGTTCACCGCGCTCGGCGAGCTGTACAACCCGACGATCACCGCCGAGGACCTCATCGAGGACGTCGGCGGGCAGGCGAATCTCACCCGCGAGACCCTGCTGCGGGAGATCCGGGCCGATGCCGACCTCGCCTACGACACCCGCGAGGAGGAGCTCGGCGAGGAGGCGACGCGCGAGCTCGAGCGCCGGGTCGTGCTCTCGGTGATCGACAAGCGCTGGCGCGAGCACCTCTACGAGATGGACTACCTCAAGAACGGGATCGGGCTGCGCGCGATGGCCCAGCGCGATCCGCTCGTCGAGTACCAGCGCGAGGGCTTCGAGATGTTCAACTCCATGCAGGAGGGCATCAAGGAGGACGTCGTCCGCCTGACGAGCACGCTCGAGGTCAAGGTGAAGGTGAATCCCGGCGAGGACCTCGAGGATCCGTCCGATGACGTCGTCGAGGTCGACGCCGAGGAGCTGCGACCGCGCAAGCCGCAGCTCCAGCTCTCGGCGCCCTCGGACTCCGGGGGAGTGCAGGTGCGCTCCGACAGCTCCGGCGCGGCGGCGGCACCCGAGGAGGCCGGCAACCGCGCCCAGCGGCGCGCGAAGAAGCGCTGA
- a CDS encoding ComF family protein: protein MRRVLAELLDLVVPPVCAGCGAETVTLCGDCLGALAVPVRMTSPRYGVLPVVGAGEYSGVLRSCLLAYKEHDRRDLVGVLGLLLARAVLAVLEHPPGAGRGATGPAGAAVLVPVPATRRAVRRRGADHVAVLGAAAAAVLRAEGLDVRCRSLLEVGAHRDQVGFGSRARRRNVRGTHRVAGPGRRAREVIGRTPVIVLDDICTTGATTAESVRALAASRIPAHGVAVVGIAPGGPRNGPGDGI, encoded by the coding sequence ATGCGCCGCGTCCTCGCCGAGCTCCTCGACCTCGTCGTCCCTCCGGTGTGCGCCGGGTGCGGGGCGGAGACCGTGACCCTGTGCGGCGACTGCCTGGGTGCGCTCGCCGTTCCGGTGCGCATGACCTCGCCGCGGTACGGAGTGCTCCCGGTCGTCGGCGCGGGCGAGTACTCCGGAGTGCTCCGCAGCTGCCTGCTCGCCTACAAGGAGCACGACCGGCGCGATCTCGTCGGAGTGCTCGGGCTGCTCCTCGCCCGCGCGGTCCTCGCGGTGCTCGAGCACCCGCCGGGAGCCGGACGGGGAGCGACCGGGCCGGCCGGCGCCGCCGTCCTCGTGCCGGTGCCCGCGACCCGGCGGGCGGTGCGCCGGCGCGGTGCCGACCACGTCGCGGTGCTCGGCGCGGCGGCGGCCGCAGTGCTCCGCGCGGAGGGTCTCGACGTCCGCTGCCGGTCCCTGCTCGAGGTCGGGGCGCACCGCGATCAGGTGGGGTTCGGCTCGCGCGCCCGGCGACGCAACGTGCGCGGCACCCACCGGGTGGCCGGTCCGGGCCGGCGTGCCCGGGAGGTCATCGGGCGGACCCCGGTGATCGTGCTCGACGACATCTGCACGACCGGCGCGACGACGGCGGAGTCCGTGCGCGCTCTCGCTGCGTCCCGGATCCCGGCACACGGCGTCGCGGTGGTCGGAATCGCTCCCGGCGGACCTCGCAACGGCCCTGGTGATGGTATTTAA
- a CDS encoding helix-turn-helix domain-containing protein translates to MVVEARFLPLTDVAEILNVSAAQARALVRSGELRAIKVGGRGQWRVEKTELEDYIQRMYRQTRSEVEAGSTDV, encoded by the coding sequence ATGGTCGTCGAAGCCCGCTTCCTGCCGTTGACCGACGTCGCCGAGATCCTCAACGTCTCCGCCGCCCAGGCGCGCGCCCTCGTGCGCTCGGGCGAGCTCCGCGCGATCAAGGTCGGCGGCCGGGGCCAGTGGCGCGTCGAGAAGACCGAGCTCGAGGACTACATCCAGCGCATGTACCGCCAGACCCGCTCCGAGGTCGAGGCCGGCAGCACCGACGTCTGA
- a CDS encoding Rv3235 family protein produces the protein MSTPLVLTRPAGRSASVRGPVRRAPRRPRQTAPVEREEFLRATVQSLAVAVVEVLTGSRACTSIARWIEPALYERIRTHAALRQDLARSVAPRGHVFTAGRPRVCPVGESVVEACVVVRGTRRHRAVAMRLEHARGRWQVTEFVSV, from the coding sequence ATGAGCACCCCACTCGTCCTCACCCGCCCCGCCGGCCGCTCGGCGTCGGTCCGGGGTCCTGTCCGACGCGCCCCGCGCCGGCCCCGGCAGACGGCGCCGGTCGAGCGCGAGGAATTCCTCCGTGCCACGGTGCAGTCGCTCGCGGTGGCCGTGGTCGAGGTGCTCACCGGCAGCCGCGCGTGCACCTCGATCGCCCGCTGGATCGAGCCCGCGCTGTACGAGCGCATCCGCACGCACGCCGCGCTGCGGCAGGATCTCGCGCGGTCGGTCGCACCGCGCGGGCATGTCTTCACCGCCGGACGTCCGCGCGTGTGCCCGGTCGGCGAGTCCGTCGTCGAGGCGTGCGTCGTGGTCCGCGGGACCCGCCGTCATCGGGCGGTCGCGATGCGCCTCGAGCACGCACGCGGCCGCTGGCAGGTCACCGAGTTCGTCAGCGTGTGA
- a CDS encoding winged helix-turn-helix domain-containing protein, which translates to MARSLSREAARRCALAASGFARPRPERVTRRHLRTVFDTLGLVQIDSVARVARSHYLPFYSRLGPYPTAALDSLLRAPDPMGVEYWMHEAAYVPPSSLAHAAGRRADWFRRDYGQRDPVTGPAFVRLLGDLEAALADGPGTARDLGARVEHDIPERARDHWGWNPSRVKAGLEALLRAGRVSVAARTPSFERVYALPGDVHPGLPVPDLRFGPDDDPELGLRPGAGRLPRGVGGAADDAEALVRIAARAIGIGTVHCLADYFRQPIAPVRAAVKTLVRTGELVEVDVEGTRAYRWHAARTPRRIAARALLAPFDPLVFTRDRLRWLFDFDYRIEIYTPAPDRVHGYYVMPFLLGEDMVGRVDLAADRRADALVAHRVHWEGEAHPEALAAELAELGRWLRLGSVVVR; encoded by the coding sequence GTGGCGCGCTCGCTGAGCAGGGAGGCGGCCAGGCGCTGTGCGCTGGCCGCCTCCGGCTTTGCCCGGCCCCGGCCGGAGCGGGTCACCCGGCGCCATCTGCGGACGGTGTTCGACACCCTGGGGCTCGTCCAGATCGACTCCGTGGCCCGCGTCGCCCGCAGCCACTACCTGCCGTTCTACTCCCGTCTGGGCCCGTACCCCACCGCGGCCCTCGACTCCCTGCTCCGCGCGCCGGATCCGATGGGTGTCGAGTACTGGATGCACGAGGCCGCCTACGTCCCGCCGTCGAGCCTCGCGCACGCCGCGGGCCGGCGGGCCGACTGGTTCCGCCGCGACTACGGACAGCGCGATCCGGTGACCGGTCCGGCCTTCGTCCGCCTCCTCGGCGACCTCGAGGCTGCCCTCGCCGACGGCCCCGGCACGGCCCGGGACCTCGGCGCCCGCGTCGAGCACGACATCCCCGAGCGCGCCCGGGACCACTGGGGCTGGAACCCGAGCCGGGTCAAGGCCGGGCTCGAGGCGCTGCTCCGGGCCGGGCGGGTCTCCGTGGCCGCGCGCACCCCGTCCTTCGAGCGGGTCTATGCGCTGCCGGGCGATGTCCATCCCGGCCTCCCCGTGCCCGACCTGCGCTTCGGTCCCGACGACGACCCCGAGCTCGGTCTGCGCCCGGGTGCCGGCCGGCTCCCCCGCGGGGTCGGGGGTGCCGCCGACGACGCGGAGGCTCTCGTGCGGATCGCCGCCCGGGCGATCGGCATCGGCACGGTGCACTGCCTCGCCGACTACTTCCGCCAGCCGATCGCCCCCGTCCGCGCTGCGGTCAAGACGCTCGTCCGGACCGGGGAGCTCGTCGAGGTCGACGTCGAGGGGACGCGCGCCTACCGCTGGCACGCCGCTCGCACACCCCGGCGGATCGCGGCCCGCGCGCTGCTCGCCCCGTTCGACCCGCTCGTCTTCACCCGGGACCGGCTGCGCTGGCTGTTCGACTTCGACTACCGGATCGAGATCTACACCCCCGCACCGGACCGGGTCCACGGCTACTACGTCATGCCGTTCCTCCTCGGCGAGGACATGGTCGGCCGCGTCGACCTCGCCGCGGACCGGAGGGCCGATGCGCTCGTCGCCCACCGTGTCCACTGGGAGGGCGAGGCGCATCCCGAGGCGCTCGCCGCCGAGCTCGCCGAGCTGGGCCGCTGGCTGCGCCTCGGCTCGGTCGTCGTGCGATGA
- a CDS encoding SAF domain-containing protein has translation MSSLPPRPADRLRAPRLRDPRLVIGALIVLVSVLGTWFVVTRVAATTTVWAAARPLVPGSVLVPDDLVATEVRMGDPGVYLSADAAIPEGATVLAAVGAGELVPASQLGSPDQLAGRVMALAVPDALPAAVRPGSAVDVWATDADADPVDPREILTAVDVIAVDRDTGDFATGDQVIEIFVPNRQVGDVMRALAEEHHLSVVSVPEPARD, from the coding sequence ATGTCCTCCCTCCCGCCGCGGCCCGCCGACCGCCTCCGCGCACCGCGCCTGCGCGATCCCCGCCTCGTCATCGGCGCCCTCATCGTCCTCGTGTCCGTGCTCGGCACGTGGTTCGTCGTCACCCGGGTCGCCGCCACGACCACGGTGTGGGCCGCGGCCCGGCCGCTCGTGCCCGGCAGCGTGCTCGTGCCCGACGATCTCGTCGCCACCGAGGTGCGGATGGGCGACCCCGGGGTGTACCTCAGCGCCGATGCCGCGATCCCGGAGGGCGCCACGGTGCTCGCCGCTGTGGGCGCCGGAGAGCTCGTCCCCGCCTCCCAGCTCGGCTCGCCCGACCAGCTCGCCGGGCGCGTCATGGCGCTCGCGGTGCCCGATGCCCTCCCGGCGGCGGTCCGGCCGGGAAGCGCGGTCGACGTGTGGGCGACCGATGCCGACGCGGATCCGGTCGACCCGCGGGAGATCCTCACCGCGGTTGACGTCATCGCCGTCGACCGCGACACCGGGGACTTCGCCACCGGGGACCAGGTCATCGAGATCTTCGTGCCCAATCGGCAGGTCGGCGACGTCATGCGCGCGCTCGCGGAGGAGCACCATCTGTCCGTGGTCTCCGTCCCGGAGCCGGCCCGTGATTGA